One window from the genome of Candidatus Synechococcus calcipolaris G9 encodes:
- a CDS encoding superoxide dismutase, which translates to MVLLTRRRTLALLGITTLSWGLGSRPVAAEPASGSYELPPLPYDYDALEPYIDGETMRFHHDKHHAGYVKKLNRALSEYRQWQNLAIEDLMAKISYLPSSIRQTVRNNGGGHANHSLFWQSMSPQGGGEPSQELGGAIAETFSSFQDFQGQFNGAGLGQFGSGWVWLVVTPAKQLAILTTPNQDSPLMDGAIPLLGNDLWEHAYYLTYRNRRDDYLQAWWNVVNWPIVEERYRRAIA; encoded by the coding sequence ATGGTTTTGCTGACTCGTCGCCGCACCTTAGCTCTTTTGGGCATTACGACCCTCAGTTGGGGGTTGGGTAGCCGTCCCGTTGCTGCTGAACCGGCCAGCGGCTCCTACGAATTACCGCCCCTGCCCTACGACTACGATGCCCTAGAACCCTATATTGATGGCGAGACAATGCGGTTTCACCATGATAAACACCATGCTGGCTACGTCAAAAAACTAAATCGCGCCCTATCAGAATACCGCCAGTGGCAGAACCTAGCCATTGAAGACTTGATGGCAAAAATTTCCTATTTACCCAGTTCAATTCGCCAAACCGTGCGGAATAATGGTGGCGGCCACGCCAATCATAGTCTCTTTTGGCAGAGTATGAGTCCCCAGGGTGGCGGTGAACCCTCCCAGGAATTAGGGGGGGCGATCGCCGAGACTTTTTCTAGTTTTCAGGACTTTCAAGGGCAGTTTAACGGGGCCGGATTAGGGCAATTTGGCAGTGGTTGGGTTTGGCTTGTGGTGACTCCGGCAAAGCAGTTAGCAATTCTCACTACCCCAAACCAGGATTCCCCCTTAATGGATGGTGCCATTCCCCTGCTGGGCAACGATTTATGGGAACACGCCTACTACCTCACCTACCGTAATCGCCGGGATGACTACCTACAGGCCTGGTGGAATGTGGTGAATTGGCCCATCGTCGAGGAGCGATACCGACGGGCGATCGCCTAG
- a CDS encoding phosphodiester glycosidase family protein, translating into MIFFRPWVSSILTVGLVLFQGMAGVAQTRQGNQINLNGRDYGIAWSQWTNNQGQTVTGISDGGLATRFGVLLQDTNDPNQQPVLWFKDQPLTLATRFSSNGMYRYLDVSDLIQSQQWQVNHQGQTLRITPPPARILGWRQGRQPWGDRWVFDLDRATPWHISRLTFSRTSTTPRQFGLTIEASGSLTALPNTKISTATNRTVIERDIPGTTRPDVTMLADPPRLVVDFRNDAPANRSITWAPGLRWQEQTVTLGPRQFPVSVLAVNPQQPGLSLRPIWFSPTTLVGISSLADMAQRWQSAAVINAGFFNRDRQMPLGAIRDQGNWISGPILNRGAIAWNDQGQTRVGRLFLQQTVSTPTGSYPIVTFNSGYLQAGLALYTPAWGPSYSPQTGNETVITVRNNRVMGQQAVSSQRPQTLAIPQDGLLLVARSYNSVLGAFANGATVQIQTTANPPEFNAFPYIAGAGPLLIDRGQVVLNAAAEQFGGGLATQAAPRSAIGQLGNGTILLVTTHNRVGGPGPTLAEWTQILRQMGLVNALNLDGGSSTAMYMGGQLLDRHSVTTTRVSNGIGIFWQPR; encoded by the coding sequence ATGATCTTTTTTCGACCATGGGTGTCTAGCATTCTGACGGTGGGTTTGGTTCTTTTCCAGGGAATGGCCGGGGTGGCCCAGACTCGCCAGGGAAATCAAATTAACCTGAATGGCCGCGATTATGGGATTGCCTGGAGCCAATGGACGAATAACCAAGGGCAAACCGTCACCGGCATTAGTGATGGCGGACTGGCAACTCGTTTTGGGGTATTGCTCCAAGACACCAATGACCCTAATCAACAGCCTGTGCTTTGGTTCAAGGATCAACCCCTAACCTTAGCGACTCGATTTAGTTCCAATGGCATGTACCGCTATTTGGATGTGAGTGATTTAATTCAAAGTCAGCAATGGCAGGTGAACCACCAGGGACAAACCCTGCGCATTACGCCGCCACCAGCACGAATTTTAGGGTGGCGACAGGGCCGACAACCCTGGGGCGATCGCTGGGTCTTTGATCTGGATCGGGCTACGCCGTGGCACATTAGCCGTTTAACCTTTAGTCGCACCAGTACCACCCCCCGTCAATTTGGCCTCACCATTGAAGCCAGCGGTAGCTTAACGGCCCTTCCTAACACCAAAATTTCTACAGCCACGAATCGTACCGTGATCGAGCGAGATATTCCGGGGACAACCCGCCCCGATGTCACCATGCTCGCAGATCCGCCTCGCCTCGTGGTGGATTTTCGCAATGATGCCCCAGCAAATCGGAGTATTACGTGGGCCCCCGGCCTGCGTTGGCAAGAGCAAACCGTGACCCTTGGCCCCCGTCAATTTCCGGTGAGTGTTTTAGCGGTCAATCCGCAGCAACCGGGGTTGTCCCTCCGACCCATTTGGTTTAGCCCAACCACCTTGGTGGGGATTAGTTCCTTGGCGGATATGGCCCAACGCTGGCAGAGTGCGGCGGTGATCAATGCTGGCTTTTTTAACCGCGATCGCCAGATGCCCTTGGGTGCCATTCGGGATCAGGGCAATTGGATTTCTGGGCCGATCCTCAACCGGGGGGCGATCGCCTGGAATGATCAGGGTCAAACCCGGGTCGGGCGACTTTTCTTGCAACAAACCGTATCCACACCCACCGGTTCCTATCCCATTGTCACGTTCAATAGCGGCTACCTCCAAGCGGGTTTAGCCCTCTATACTCCTGCCTGGGGCCCCAGCTACAGCCCGCAAACGGGAAATGAAACCGTGATTACGGTACGCAATAATCGGGTCATGGGTCAGCAAGCGGTGAGTAGTCAACGCCCCCAAACCCTAGCCATTCCCCAGGATGGTCTGCTTTTAGTGGCCCGCAGCTACAACTCAGTCCTAGGTGCCTTTGCCAATGGAGCCACGGTGCAAATTCAAACAACTGCAAATCCACCGGAATTTAACGCCTTTCCCTATATTGCTGGGGCGGGGCCCCTATTGATTGATCGGGGTCAGGTGGTTCTAAATGCTGCCGCTGAACAGTTTGGGGGTGGACTAGCAACCCAGGCCGCTCCCCGTAGTGCCATCGGCCAATTAGGGAATGGTACGATTTTATTGGTGACAACCCACAATCGCGTCGGTGGCCCGGGCCCCACCCTGGCGGAATGGACTCAAATTCTGCGGCAAATGGGCCTGGTGAATGCCCTGAATTTAGATGGGGGAAGTTCCACGGCTATGTATATGGGGGGACAACTCCTGGATCGCCATTCGGTAACCACCACCCGCGTCAGCAACGGTATTGGTATTTTTTGGCAACCCCGATAA
- a CDS encoding sigma 54-interacting transcriptional regulator, translating into MLSDNPQERVIWLRERTALGNLPEPALRAISAELTPKPLVENDPLLEMGELPTAIYLLESGYLNAMDGTGLHSYCFLPGSAIGLGEVLLNQGSALVVKASSSGQVWAVPASLIKTLAQSYPELSQTLVQQLAQSVSQLTSQLTIEQERQENLRPYLVPRAKRGIIGKSRYAVRLRQQIKDAAKTDGTIVIFGEPGLEKDNMAALIHFGSSRRRQPMIAIDCSKMQESGAELFGRQGGKPGLLEWVGQGTVLLNNAQDLPENLWPQVQTLVSEKTFLAVGVSEPNPPRKTCQARILITAEKVLPQLEGPLAMTIKVPPLRVRKTDLQSHGEYYISLICRARSCPRLTLTPEAVRRLQSYDFPGNLRELEALVERAIAQRGEATELTEEVFWAAETKKRRFRVNLLNMYPQFRYFLKSPWWPTRINYGLVLWLFAVVVAILFIGPQQRPDNVALNLFWCWWWPLILLGFPFVGRLWCAVCPFMIYGEVVQKLSLWLVPRSLKGWPRQQAETWGGWFLFGLFALIYLWEELWDLPNTAYLSSWLLLLITGGAVICSLIFERRFWCRYLCPIGGMNGLFAKLAMTELRAEQGTCSAECTTYQCYKGGPAKGEGLETNGCPLYSHPAQLADNRDCVLCMTCLKACPHRSVEINLRPPGIELWTTHIPRSYEVALLLLLLGGVFLHRLPELNARLDINLHLDAFWPHAGVSLAVLVIAGMIPLISGAIARELSPSLKSRSFLELMYGFLPLVWAGNLAHYIPMGLGEAGRLLPVTWATLGFHGEGLPILVAHPAVIAFLQGVTLILGLGLSMVLTHKIGRQSLLKLWPYHTGAIALMVGCWWLMLA; encoded by the coding sequence ATGCTATCGGACAATCCCCAGGAACGAGTGATTTGGCTGCGGGAGCGGACGGCCTTGGGCAATTTACCGGAACCGGCCCTGCGGGCGATCTCCGCCGAACTCACCCCTAAACCCTTGGTGGAAAATGACCCTCTCCTAGAGATGGGGGAACTCCCCACGGCCATTTATCTCCTGGAATCGGGGTATCTAAATGCCATGGATGGAACTGGGCTGCACAGCTATTGTTTCTTACCGGGCAGTGCCATTGGCTTAGGGGAAGTGCTGCTGAACCAAGGGTCAGCCCTAGTGGTCAAGGCCAGCAGTTCCGGTCAAGTTTGGGCCGTGCCCGCATCCCTGATTAAAACCCTGGCCCAATCCTATCCCGAACTCTCCCAAACCCTGGTGCAGCAGTTAGCCCAATCGGTGTCCCAGTTAACGTCCCAATTAACCATTGAGCAGGAACGCCAGGAGAACCTGCGCCCCTATCTCGTTCCCCGGGCCAAACGGGGCATTATTGGTAAAAGTCGCTATGCGGTGCGGCTGCGTCAACAGATCAAGGATGCCGCCAAAACCGATGGCACAATCGTGATTTTTGGGGAACCGGGGTTAGAAAAAGATAATATGGCCGCTCTGATCCATTTTGGCTCTAGCCGTCGTCGTCAGCCGATGATTGCCATTGATTGCAGCAAAATGCAGGAAAGCGGCGCGGAACTCTTTGGCCGACAGGGGGGGAAACCGGGCCTCTTGGAATGGGTGGGGCAGGGCACGGTGCTATTGAATAATGCCCAGGATCTGCCGGAAAATCTGTGGCCGCAAGTTCAAACCCTGGTTAGTGAAAAAACATTTCTGGCCGTGGGGGTCAGTGAACCCAACCCACCCCGGAAAACCTGTCAGGCACGAATTTTAATTACCGCAGAGAAAGTGCTTCCCCAACTAGAGGGGCCCCTGGCGATGACGATCAAAGTGCCTCCTTTGCGGGTGCGAAAAACGGATTTGCAAAGTCATGGGGAATACTACATTAGTTTGATCTGCCGGGCCCGTTCCTGTCCCCGCTTAACTTTAACGCCAGAGGCGGTGCGACGGCTGCAAAGCTATGATTTTCCGGGAAATTTACGGGAGCTAGAGGCCCTAGTGGAGCGAGCGATCGCCCAGCGGGGAGAAGCAACGGAACTCACCGAAGAAGTTTTTTGGGCAGCGGAAACAAAAAAACGCCGCTTTCGGGTCAATCTCCTGAATATGTACCCCCAGTTTCGCTATTTTCTCAAAAGTCCCTGGTGGCCGACCCGGATTAACTATGGCCTGGTGTTGTGGTTGTTTGCGGTGGTGGTGGCAATACTCTTCATTGGCCCCCAACAACGGCCCGATAATGTCGCCCTTAATCTCTTTTGGTGTTGGTGGTGGCCCCTCATCCTCTTAGGATTTCCCTTTGTGGGGCGGCTCTGGTGTGCGGTGTGTCCCTTTATGATCTACGGCGAAGTCGTCCAGAAACTCTCCCTGTGGCTAGTGCCGCGATCGCTGAAGGGGTGGCCACGCCAACAGGCGGAAACCTGGGGGGGCTGGTTCCTATTTGGCTTGTTTGCCCTCATTTACCTGTGGGAAGAACTGTGGGATCTGCCCAATACCGCCTATCTGTCCAGTTGGCTGCTGCTATTAATTACGGGTGGGGCCGTGATCTGCTCCCTGATTTTTGAACGTCGCTTTTGGTGCCGCTATCTCTGCCCCATTGGTGGCATGAATGGGCTATTTGCCAAATTGGCGATGACGGAACTGCGGGCGGAGCAGGGAACCTGTTCGGCGGAATGTACCACCTATCAATGCTATAAGGGTGGCCCCGCCAAGGGGGAAGGGTTAGAAACCAATGGCTGTCCTCTCTATTCCCATCCGGCCCAACTGGCGGACAACCGGGACTGTGTGTTGTGTATGACCTGCCTCAAGGCCTGTCCCCATCGCTCCGTGGAAATTAATTTGCGGCCCCCCGGCATTGAACTTTGGACGACCCACATTCCCCGCAGCTATGAAGTGGCGTTGCTCCTGTTGCTTTTAGGGGGGGTTTTCCTGCATCGCTTGCCGGAACTGAATGCTCGCCTCGATATCAATTTGCACCTGGATGCCTTTTGGCCCCATGCCGGGGTTTCCCTGGCGGTGTTGGTGATTGCGGGGATGATTCCCCTGATCTCTGGGGCGATCGCCCGTGAACTGTCCCCTAGTCTCAAATCCCGTTCCTTTTTAGAGTTAATGTACGGCTTTTTACCCCTCGTCTGGGCCGGTAATTTAGCCCATTACATTCCTATGGGGTTGGGGGAAGCGGGGCGACTTTTACCCGTGACCTGGGCAACCTTGGGGTTCCATGGCGAAGGTTTACCCATTTTAGTGGCCCATCCGGCGGTGATTGCCTTTTTACAGGGGGTAACACTGATTCTGGGATTAGGACTCAGTATGGTTTTGACCCATAAAATTGGCCGTCAATCTCTCCTTAAACTTTGGCCCTACCACACCGGGGCGATCGCCCTGATGGTGGGCTGTTGGTGGCTCATGTTAGCCTAG
- a CDS encoding UDP-sulfoquinovose synthase, with protein sequence MKVLVIGGDGYCGWATALYLANHGHEVAILDSLVRRHWDAQLCVETLTPIAPIQYRLRRWRDLTGKDIGLYVGDICNYEFLERSMLDFQPQSVVHFGEQRSAPFSMIDREHAVLTQQNNVIGNLNLLYAIHEHFPDCHLVKLGTMGEYGTPNIDIEEGYITIEHNGRKDTLPYPKQPGSYYHLSKVHDSHNIHFACRIWGLRATDLNQGVVYGVLTEETGMDELLINRLDYDGVFGTALNRFCIQAAIGHPLTVYGTGGQTRGFLDIRDTVRCIELAIAEPAKQGEFRVLNQFTEQFSVAELALKVQEAGKDLGLKVEINNLENPRVELEEHYFNAKNTKLLDLGLQPHYLSDSLIDSLLNFAIKYKDRVDQEHILPKVKWRA encoded by the coding sequence ATGAAAGTCCTAGTAATTGGCGGCGACGGCTATTGTGGATGGGCTACGGCCCTATATCTAGCAAATCATGGCCATGAGGTAGCAATTCTCGATAGCTTGGTTCGCCGGCATTGGGATGCCCAGCTCTGTGTCGAAACTCTCACCCCGATCGCGCCGATCCAGTATCGTCTGCGGCGGTGGCGTGACTTGACCGGCAAAGACATTGGCCTATACGTGGGCGATATTTGCAACTACGAGTTTTTAGAACGGTCGATGCTGGACTTTCAACCCCAGTCCGTTGTTCATTTTGGTGAGCAACGCTCGGCCCCCTTCTCGATGATTGATCGGGAACACGCCGTTTTGACCCAACAAAATAATGTGATTGGCAACTTGAATCTCCTCTATGCCATCCACGAGCATTTTCCCGACTGCCATCTGGTGAAATTGGGCACGATGGGTGAGTATGGTACCCCCAATATTGACATTGAAGAAGGCTACATCACCATTGAGCACAATGGCCGCAAGGATACTCTACCCTATCCCAAACAGCCCGGTAGTTACTATCACCTGAGCAAGGTACACGATAGCCATAATATCCATTTTGCCTGTCGGATTTGGGGCCTACGGGCCACGGACTTGAACCAGGGGGTAGTCTATGGCGTGCTAACGGAAGAAACCGGCATGGATGAGCTTTTAATTAATCGCTTGGACTATGACGGTGTATTTGGTACGGCCCTGAATCGTTTCTGTATTCAGGCGGCGATCGGCCATCCCTTGACGGTCTATGGCACGGGCGGTCAAACCCGTGGATTCTTAGATATTCGGGATACGGTGCGCTGTATTGAACTGGCGATCGCCGAGCCTGCCAAGCAAGGGGAATTCCGAGTCCTCAACCAATTTACCGAGCAATTCAGTGTGGCAGAATTAGCCCTGAAGGTGCAGGAGGCGGGTAAGGATCTCGGTCTAAAAGTAGAGATTAATAACCTGGAAAACCCACGGGTGGAACTGGAAGAGCATTATTTCAATGCCAAGAATACCAAGCTCCTTGATCTGGGGCTACAACCCCACTATCTCTCGGATTCCCTCATTGATTCCCTCTTAAACTTTGCTATTAAGTATAAGGATCGAGTTGATCAAGAGCATATCTTACCTAAGGTGAAGTGGCGGGCCTAG
- the glyQ gene encoding glycine--tRNA ligase subunit alpha: MYFQDVIATLQQFWSQQGCLIVQPYDIEKGAGTKSPHTFLRALGPEPWAVAYVEPCRRPGDGRYGENPNRYQYYYQYQVLIKPSPDNIQDVYLASLVALGIRPEEHDIRFVEDNWEDAAVGAWGVGWEVWLDGMEVTQFTYFQQCGGLDCRPVSIEMTYGLERLTMYLQGVDAIAKIVWNERLTYGDVHLQGEIEQSTYNFEASDPERLFSLFSLYQQEAEQLLERGLVLPSLDYVLKCSHSFNLLDARGVISVAERTRYIGRIRGLARQVAQLYVQQRQTLGFPLQPTS; the protein is encoded by the coding sequence ATGTATTTTCAAGATGTCATTGCCACGCTGCAACAGTTCTGGAGTCAGCAGGGCTGCTTAATTGTCCAGCCCTACGATATTGAAAAGGGGGCCGGTACCAAAAGTCCCCATACCTTTTTGCGGGCCTTGGGGCCCGAACCCTGGGCCGTAGCCTACGTTGAACCCTGTCGCCGTCCTGGGGATGGCCGCTATGGCGAAAATCCCAATCGCTATCAGTACTACTACCAGTACCAGGTCTTAATTAAACCATCTCCAGATAATATTCAAGATGTGTATCTAGCGTCCCTGGTGGCCCTAGGCATTCGTCCAGAGGAGCATGATATTCGCTTTGTGGAAGATAACTGGGAAGATGCGGCGGTGGGGGCCTGGGGGGTGGGCTGGGAAGTCTGGCTCGATGGTATGGAAGTGACCCAGTTTACCTATTTTCAGCAGTGTGGCGGTTTAGATTGTCGGCCGGTGTCCATTGAAATGACCTACGGGTTAGAGCGATTGACCATGTATTTGCAAGGGGTAGATGCGATCGCCAAAATTGTCTGGAATGAGCGGTTGACCTACGGCGATGTGCATTTACAGGGGGAAATCGAACAGTCTACCTACAATTTTGAGGCTTCGGATCCAGAGCGGCTCTTTAGTTTATTTAGTCTCTATCAACAGGAGGCAGAACAACTCCTAGAACGGGGTCTTGTCCTGCCGAGTTTGGATTACGTCTTAAAATGCTCCCACAGCTTTAATTTACTGGATGCCCGGGGGGTAATCTCCGTGGCGGAGCGAACGCGCTATATTGGCCGCATTCGGGGTTTGGCGCGGCAAGTGGCCCAACTGTACGTGCAACAGCGTCAGACCTTAGGATTTCCGTTACAACCGACCTCTTAG
- the ribH gene encoding 6,7-dimethyl-8-ribityllumazine synthase, translated as MTIFEGTFQLGGHPHFAIVISRFNDLISTKLLEGCQDCLRRHGIDPTPDGPQVDYAWVPGSFEVPLVAGQLAASGRYAAVICLGAVIRGQTPHFDYVAAEVTKGIASASMQTGVPIVYGILTADTMQQALERAGIKSNKGWDYALNAIEMASLMEKLHQAKPLPKS; from the coding sequence ATGACCATTTTTGAAGGCACATTTCAGCTTGGCGGCCATCCCCACTTTGCCATTGTTATTTCCCGCTTTAACGATCTCATTAGCACCAAACTCCTAGAGGGCTGCCAAGATTGCCTCCGCCGCCATGGGATTGATCCTACCCCTGATGGCCCACAGGTGGACTATGCCTGGGTTCCTGGGAGTTTTGAAGTGCCCTTGGTGGCCGGTCAGTTGGCCGCTAGTGGTCGCTATGCGGCGGTTATTTGTCTGGGGGCGGTGATTCGGGGCCAGACGCCCCATTTTGACTACGTGGCCGCCGAAGTCACCAAGGGCATTGCCTCCGCCTCAATGCAAACGGGAGTCCCCATTGTCTACGGCATTTTGACGGCGGATACGATGCAGCAGGCCCTAGAGCGGGCCGGTATTAAAAGTAATAAGGGCTGGGACTACGCCCTCAATGCCATCGAAATGGCCAGCCTGATGGAGAAACTGCACCAAGCTAAACCGTTGCCGAAATCGTAA
- a CDS encoding HesB/IscA family protein, with the protein MIDLTPAAAQELQRLQAQDATGQKSAILHINLEPSTCGDYSYALGFVSHLTGTETMVESQGWAIALPTAQLSLLRGLKLDYIEDLMGGAFRFHNPHAQQTCGCGLAFKVKSTPKV; encoded by the coding sequence ATGATTGACCTTACCCCAGCGGCAGCCCAAGAATTGCAACGTCTTCAGGCCCAAGATGCCACGGGTCAAAAATCTGCCATTCTCCACATCAACCTAGAGCCAAGTACCTGTGGTGATTACAGTTATGCCCTGGGGTTTGTTAGTCATTTGACTGGCACAGAAACCATGGTGGAGAGCCAAGGCTGGGCGATCGCCCTACCAACGGCCCAATTATCCCTGCTACGGGGTCTCAAGCTCGACTATATCGAAGACTTAATGGGTGGGGCCTTTCGCTTTCATAATCCCCATGCCCAGCAAACCTGTGGCTGTGGTCTGGCCTTTAAGGTCAAATCGACCCCTAAGGTGTGA
- the cysH gene encoding phosphoadenosine phosphosulfate reductase, with protein sequence MSSAVESPTFDLAALNHEFEGAEPRAVLAWAVEHIPQGLVQTSAFNVDDLLITDLLYRDLQPAIPVPVIFLDTLYHFPETLVLVEQAKEHYNMNLQVYKMPDIDSREAFVAHYGEALWDTNVEQFHHVTKIEPLMRGLAELNTVAWITGRRRDQAVTRAEMPYFELDKLGRLKINPLAAWTRKQTWAYVAEHSMIYNPLHDRGYASIGDEPLTTPVGEGEDERAGRWRGSGKTECGIHI encoded by the coding sequence ATGTCTTCAGCGGTTGAATCCCCCACATTTGATCTAGCAGCCCTCAACCACGAATTTGAAGGTGCCGAGCCACGGGCTGTTTTAGCCTGGGCCGTCGAGCATATTCCCCAGGGGCTTGTGCAAACCAGTGCCTTTAATGTGGATGATTTGCTGATTACGGATCTACTCTATCGAGATTTGCAGCCGGCGATCCCGGTTCCCGTTATTTTTCTGGATACCCTCTACCATTTTCCAGAAACCCTGGTTCTGGTGGAGCAGGCCAAGGAACACTACAACATGAATCTCCAAGTTTATAAAATGCCCGATATTGATAGCCGCGAAGCCTTTGTAGCTCACTATGGCGAAGCCCTTTGGGATACCAATGTGGAGCAATTTCACCATGTCACCAAAATTGAACCCCTGATGCGGGGCCTGGCAGAACTGAATACGGTGGCCTGGATTACGGGGCGGCGACGGGATCAGGCGGTGACTCGCGCAGAAATGCCCTACTTTGAACTGGATAAACTGGGGCGGCTGAAAATCAATCCCCTCGCGGCCTGGACCCGGAAGCAAACCTGGGCCTATGTGGCTGAACACAGCATGATCTATAATCCCCTCCACGATCGCGGCTATGCCAGTATTGGGGATGAACCCTTGACAACGCCTGTGGGCGAAGGGGAAGACGAGCGGGCCGGCCGCTGGCGGGGGAGTGGTAAAACCGAGTGCGGCATTCACATCTAG
- the tsaD gene encoding tRNA (adenosine(37)-N6)-threonylcarbamoyltransferase complex transferase subunit TsaD, protein MGESATPPKTVLAIETSCDETAAAVVCDRQILSNIVASQIAAHRPYGGVVPEVAARQHLETINPVITAALGEANLDWSAIDGIAVTCAPGLVGSLLVGVMAAKTLALIHGKPLLGIHHLEGHIYASYLAEPGLQPPFLCLLVSGGHTSLIAVLGCGNYEILGQTRDDAAGEAFDKVARLLGLGYPGGPLIDRLAQTGNPQAFPLPEGSITLPGGKIHPYDSSFSGLKTAVTRLVAKLKLEGELPVADIAASFQAVVAKALTKRAIAAAVDHHFSTLAIGGGVAANSGLRQSLQRAAEPLGIRLIFPPLRLCTDNAAMIGCAATDHLQAGHLSPLTLSAQSRLSLHRVMELYGPKIDH, encoded by the coding sequence ATGGGTGAATCTGCAACGCCTCCAAAAACCGTTCTAGCTATTGAAACCAGTTGCGATGAAACCGCTGCTGCTGTAGTGTGCGATCGCCAAATTTTAAGTAACATTGTCGCCTCCCAAATTGCGGCCCACCGTCCCTACGGTGGTGTGGTTCCAGAGGTGGCGGCGCGGCAGCACCTAGAAACGATCAACCCTGTCATCACTGCGGCCCTAGGGGAAGCAAACCTAGATTGGTCAGCCATTGATGGCATTGCCGTCACCTGTGCTCCTGGATTGGTTGGATCGCTGCTGGTGGGGGTGATGGCTGCAAAAACCCTGGCCCTGATCCATGGCAAGCCCCTGTTGGGGATCCACCACCTGGAAGGTCATATTTACGCCTCCTACTTAGCAGAGCCGGGATTACAGCCACCCTTTCTCTGTCTGCTAGTCTCCGGTGGTCACACCAGTCTCATTGCTGTTCTCGGCTGCGGTAACTACGAGATTTTGGGACAAACCCGGGATGATGCGGCGGGGGAAGCCTTTGATAAGGTAGCGCGACTATTGGGGTTGGGCTATCCGGGGGGGCCCTTAATCGATCGCCTGGCCCAAACCGGTAATCCCCAGGCTTTTCCCCTACCGGAGGGTTCGATTACATTGCCAGGGGGAAAAATCCATCCCTACGATTCTAGTTTCAGTGGTCTCAAAACCGCCGTCACTCGCTTAGTTGCCAAACTCAAACTAGAGGGAGAGCTTCCTGTGGCCGATATTGCCGCTAGTTTTCAGGCCGTTGTCGCCAAAGCCCTAACCAAACGGGCGATCGCTGCGGCGGTGGATCATCATTTTTCCACCCTGGCCATTGGTGGCGGAGTCGCTGCCAACAGTGGTTTACGCCAGAGCCTACAACGGGCCGCCGAACCCCTGGGAATTCGCCTAATTTTCCCGCCCCTGAGGTTATGTACCGATAATGCTGCCATGATTGGTTGTGCGGCCACCGATCATCTCCAAGCGGGTCATCTATCCCCCTTAACTCTATCGGCCCAATCCCGCCTATCCCTTCATCGGGTGATGGAACTCTACGGGCCTAAAATTGATCATTAG